A genomic region of Alligator mississippiensis isolate rAllMis1 chromosome 4, rAllMis1, whole genome shotgun sequence contains the following coding sequences:
- the GJD3 gene encoding gap junction delta-3 protein yields the protein MGEWGFLSSLLDAVQEHSPMVGRFWLGVMLIFRILILATVGGDVFEDEQEEFVCNTRQPGCKQVCYDRAFPISHYRFLVFHVVVLSAPAVLFVIYSMHQTAKMARTGKGGSQCGAGPQPTQRRRHIRAVYVANVITRILAEVGFLLGQWQLYGFEVETTYVCQRAPCPHRVDCFVSRPTEKTIFIHFYFVVGMASAGLSLVELAHLLYKGQCQRRESASPSNPAGATAAATEQQDNWSNQAQEQAQCFLPPESRSTQGSPCSSAPEHYKAAAPFQPKEPIPRSKASPSMSRDDLTI from the coding sequence atgggggagtGGGGCTTCCTGAGCTCGCTGCTGGATGCAGTGCAGGAGCATTCGCCCATGGTGGGGCGCTTCTGGCTGGGGGTGATGCTGATCTTCCGCATCCTGATCTTGGCCACGGTGGGCGGGGATGTATTCGAGGACGAGCAGGAGGAGTTCGTGTGCAACACGCGGCAGCCAGGCTGCAAGCAGGTCTGCTATGACCGGGCCTTCCCCATCTCCCACTACCGCTTCCTAGTCTTCCACGTGGTGGTCCTCTCGGCCCCCGCTGTGCTCTTTGTCATCTACTCCATGCACCAGACTGCCAAAATGGCCAGGACTGGGAAGGGCGGCTCCCAGTGTGGTGCGGGGCCACAGCCCACCCAGCGGCGCCGCCATATCCGGGCCGTCTACGTGGCCAATGTCATCACACGGATCCTGGCTGAAGTCGGCTTCctgctggggcagtggcagctctaTGGCTTCGAGGTAGAGACCACGTACGTGTGCCAGCGTGCACCCTGCCCTCACCGTGTGGATTGCTTCGTGTCCCGGCCCACCGAAAAGACCATCTTCATCCACTTTTACTTTGTGGTGGGAATGGCATCTGCAGGGCTCAGCCTGGTGGAGCTGGCCCACCTTCTGTACAAGGGCCAGTGCCAGCGACGGGAGTCCGCCAGCCCCTCAAACCcagctggtgccactgctgccgccactgAACAGCAGGACAACTGGTCTAACCAGGCCCAGGAGCAGGCCCAGTGCTTCCTGCCCCCTGAGAGTAGGAGCACCCAGGGGtcaccctgcagcagtgcccccgAGCACTACAAGGCCGCAGCCCCGTTCCAGCCCAAAGAACCTATCCCACGCAGTAAGGCCTCCCCCTCCATGAGCAGGGACGATCTCACCATCTAG